The DNA segment CCGTGGGACGCGATCGCGCTGGAGAAACCGATCGCGCTCGCAGATCTGCCCACGCCTGCGCTGCTCGTCGACGAGGCCGCGCTGGGGCGCAATCTCGCGAAGATGGCGGCGCACGCCGCAGCGAAGAAGATCGGCCTGCGGCCCCACGTGAAGACGCACAAGTGCCCGCTGCTCGCGAAGAAGCAGCTCGCGCTCGGCGCGCTCGGCGTATGCGCGGCGAAGGTGAGCGAGGCCGAGGCGCTGGCGGACGCGGGCATCGACCGCGTGCTGATCACGTCGCCGCTCGCGAGCGCAGACAAGTTCGAGCGCGTGGTGGCGCTCGCGCAGCGCGCGCCGGGCCTCCAGGTCGTGCTCGACGCGGCGAGCGCCGCGCGCGTGTTCGACGCCGCGGCCGCGCGTGCGGGCGTGACGCTCGGTGTGCTGATCGATCTCGACACGGGCACGCGTCGCACCGGCATCCAGCCCGGCGAGCCGGCTCTCGCGCTCGCGCGAGTCATTGCGGAGTCGAAGCACCTGCGCTTCGATGGCCTGCAGGCGTACTCGGGCCACGTCATGCACGTCGCGGGCCGCGAGGAGCGCAAGAAGAAGTCGCTGGAGTCGCTCGCAGGAGCGCTCGACACGAAGGCGCTGCTCGAGAAGAGCGGCATCGCCGTGAAGGCGCTCACCGGCGGCGGCACCGGCACGTACGACATCGACTGCGACGTCGCGGGCATGACCGACCTGCAGGTCGGCTCGTACCTGTTCATGGACGTGCAGTACCGCATGATCGGCGACGCCGACGGCGAGCTGTTCGACACGTTCGAGCCCGCGCTCACCGTGCTAGCGACGGCGATCAGCCAGCCCGTGCCGCAGCTGATCACGATCGACGCGGGCTTCAAGGCGTTCGCAAACGAGCCGGACGCGAAGCCGCAGTTCAAGGACCGCGCCGGGCTCGCGTATTTCTACGGCGGCGACGAGCACGGCATCTGCGCGTACACGGGCGAGGCACGCACGCTCGCGCTCGGCGAGAAAGCCGAGCTGATCGTCTCGCACTGCGACCCCACGGTGAATCTCTACGACGCGTATCACGTGGTTCGCGACGGCATGGTGCGCGAGCTGTGGCCGATCACGGCGCGAGGCAAGTCGCAGTGATCGGGCGCAGGCAGTTGTTACGGAACGCGGCGGGCGCCGCGGCTCTCGCAGCGGCGAGCGGCAGCCTAGTGCAGCGCGCATTCGCCGCGACCGCGCCGCCCGAGTGGTCGAACTGGTCGGGCTCGGTGCGCTTCACGCCCGCAGAGAAGGTCGCGCCCACGAGCGTCGCCGAGGTGCAAGCCGCGGTCGCGCGCGCGGCGAAGGCGGGCCGCGGCGTACGCGCGATCGGCAGCGGGCACAGCTTCACCCCGCTGTGCGAGACGCAGGGCCTGCAGCTCGTGACGAGCCGCCTGCGCGGCGTCGAGTCCGTCGACACGGCGCGGCGCGAAGCGTGGCTGCTCGGCGGCAGCAAGCTCTACCAAGTGGGCGAGCCGCTGCGGAAGGCCGGACTCGCGCTCTCGACCATGCCCGACATCGACCGCCAGGCCCTCGCGGGCTCGATCGCGACGGGCACCCACGGCACGGGCCGCACGATCGGCAGCCTCTCGTCGTACGTGACGGGTGTGCGCCTCGTGCTCGCGAGCGGCGACACGCTCGAGGCGACGCCTGACAAGCACCCCGAGATTTTCCGCGCGGCGCAAGTCTCGCTCGGCGCGCTCGGCGTGATCACGCACGTTCGCCTCGCGCTCGAGCCCGCGTTCCGCCTGCGCGAGCGCAACTGGACCGCGCCGTTCGAGGCGTGCATGGCGCAACTCGAGTCGCACGTCGCGCAGAACCGCCACTTCGAGTTCTTCTGGTTCCCCGACCCGAACGCCTTCGTGCCCGCGAAGCTGCCCAAGGATCTGTGCGGCATGAAGTCGCTGAATCCGACGAAGGAGCCGCGCGACTTCGAGCGCTGGGACGACGCGGCGCAGACGCGCGGCGAGCGCGTCGGCTGGAGCGACACGATCTACGCCTCGCCGCGCGACACCGCGTTCAACGAGATCGAATTCGCGATTCCTGCCGAGCGCGGCCCCGACTGCGTGCGCGAGTTGCGCCAGCTGATGCTCACGAAGCACAAGGACGCGCTCTGGCCGCTCGAGTACCGCACCGTGAAGCCCGACGAGGCGCTGCTCTCGCCCGACTGCGGTCGCGCAACCGTGACCATCTCGGCGCACCAGGCGGCCGAGCGCCCCTACCGCCCCTACTTCGACGACGTGGAAGCGATCTTTCGGAACCACGGCGGCCGCCCGCACTGGGGCAAGATCCACAAGCTCGGCGCAAAGGAGCTCGCGCCGCTCTACCCGAAGTGGGACGCGTTCCAGCGCGTGCGCAAGGAGCTGGACCCGAAGGGCGTGTTCCTGAATGCGTTCTTGCGCAAGGTGTTAGTGGCGTAGCGGCGGAGGAGTCGCGATGAACTGGGACGCGATCGGCGCGGTCAGCGAGGCGCTCGGCGCGCTCGCGGTGTTCGTGACGCTCGTCTACCTCGCGCAGCAAGTCCGCCACGCGCGCGACTCGGTGGCACGCGCCACGGGGCAGAGGCGGCTGCAGGCCGCTTCGGAGCTGTCGCGCTGGATGGCGTCGGACGCGGAGGCGCGAAGGGTCACCCTGAAGGCGAACGCTGCGCTCGGGTCTCCGACGGGACCGCTAGCCGCTGCGATGGCTGCGAACGCGGGACTGACCCCAGACGAAGTTCAGTTGATGATGTACGTGCAGCTCGCGTGGTGGCACTACCGCGTCGATGCGATCGAGAACATTCAGGATCTCCCTCCCGCCCAGCGCGAGGATTTCGACAAGGTGCTGCGCCTTCAATATGCGGGCGGCAACCCCGTCGCAACGCTTTGGTACGAGAGCGTGAAGCACACCCTTCACGCCGGCGCCGTGCGCTACGTCGACGCCGTGATCCGCAGCCCGGAGCCACGCCCATGACCACGCGACCCACCACCACCCGCGACCTCGCGCGCGCGAAGCACGACCTCGACCAGCACGGCTACTGCCTCGTCGCGGACGCGCTCCCGCGCGAGCAGCTCGAGTTGGTACGGGCGCGGCTCGTCGAGCAGGCGGATGCGGAGCAGCGCGCGGGCATCGCGTACCGCGACGGCGGGCGCGGGCAGCAGATCGTCGACGACTTCGGGCGGCTGCGCGCGGACGCGTTCAGCGAGGCGAGCGGCGGCGTGAACCAGCGCGTTTGGATGCTCGCGAACAAGGGGCGCTGCTTCCGCGAGCTGATCGGGCATCCCCTCGTGGACGAGCTCGTCGGCCACGTGCTCGGCGAGCGCTTCATCCTCTCGCAGATGTCGGCCAACATCGCGCGAACGGGCGGCGTGCGAATGGGCCTTCACACCGATCAGTGGTGGATGCCGCAGCCCGTGCGGCCGGGGAAGCCGGCGGTGAAGCCGGGCGACGTGACGCGCGCGGCGGCGCAGGAATTCGTCAAGCCCGACCTCGCGCTCGGCATCGCGCCCGCCGTCGTGGCGAACACGATGTGGATGCTGTCGGACTTCACCGCCGAGAACGGCGCCACCGAAGTCGTGCCGGGCTCGCACATGAGCGGTGCGCATCCGCCGCAAGGCGATCAATCGGGTTGCGGCATCGTGCAGGCCGAAGGCCCGGCGGGCACGCTGATGGTGTTCGATGGCCGCCTCTGGCACGGCACCGGCGCCTGCACTGCGAACGACGCGCGGCTCGGGCTGCTCGTGACGTTCTGCGGTCCGCAGTTCCGCCCGCAGGAGAATCAGACCCTCGGCATCGACCCCGCGCTGTGGGGCGAGCTCGACGCGAAGCTGAAGTTCCGGCTCGGCTTCGCGCCGTGGAACGCGTACGGCCGCGTCGAGAGCCCGGCGGCGGCGGAGGTGCACCCGCTCGCGGAGCGCGTGGGGGAGATGCGCTAGCGAGCGCAGCGCGCAGCCAGGCGGCGCCTTCGCAGCCGAGCGAAGTCGAATGCGGAGGCGCAGTTGTTACGGGCGCTTCAGCCCCGCCCCTTCGGCGGCAGCTCCCACACCGCGCGCCCGTAGCTCTCCGCCGCTTCCTCCCACACCAGCGACACGTGCGTGACACCGACGTCGATGTCGCGCTTGAAACGCTGGATCGGGTTGTCGAGGTAGACGGATGTCGCGCCGCTCATCAGCGAGAGATCGCTCGCGACCTTGCCCACGACGCGCGCGACCCAGGCGGCGTCGCGCTGCGAGGCGAGCCCGTCGACCGGCGTCGGCGCGGCGCCCACTGCCGCCCACTTCTCGAGCTCCGCCAATCGGTGGCGCATCACGAGGTGCGCCGCGTGGATGTCGCTGAGCGCTTGCGTCAGCTTGATCTGATTCGCCACGCGCTCGACCTGCTTCTCGCCTGTGAAGAGCGCCTTCTTGCCGACGAGCGTGCGCCGCACGCAATCGGCCATGCCCTGCGCCATCCCGACGAGCGCCGCGGGGATGCCCCACACCGCCGGCCACGTGAACGGCAGCCGCGCCATCGGCGTGCCGTGCGCCTTGCCGCCCGGTGTCCTCCCGAGCGCGAGATCGAGAATCCCGAGCACGCGGTGCTCGGGCACGAACACGTCGTCGAGCACGAGGTCTTTCGAGCCGGTGCCGCACAGCCCCGAGACGAACCAGTCGTCGAGGATGGTCACGTCCGCGCGCGGGACCAGCATCCAGTCCATCAGCGTCGGGCTGGGCTTCATGATGATGAACCAACTCGCGAAGTCGCAGCCGCTCGAAAACTTCCAGCGACCCGAGAGGCGCCAGCCTCCGTCGACGCGCGTGGCCTCGCTGCGCGGCGCGAAGGAGACGGTCGAGCAGATCTGATCGTCGCCCGTGGCCCAGTACTCCTGCTGCGCGCGCAGCGGGAAGAGGCCGAGCTGGTAGTTGTGGACGACGAACAGGTTCGCGATCCAGCCGCTCGATCCGCAGCCGGTGGCGATCGTGCGGATGCACTCGGCCGCGGTGTCGAGACCGAGCTCGTAGCCGCCGAAGCGCTTCGGCTGCAGGATCTTGTGGAAGCCGGCGCTGCGGAGCTCGGCCACGGTGTCGTCGGGCAAGCGCCGATTCGCCTCCGCGGCGGTGCTGCGCTCGCGTAGCCGCGGCACGAGCGCTTCCGCACGGGCGATCAGCTCCTCGCGCGTCGGAGTCTTCGCGGTCTCAGGGGCAACGGCGTGGGCACTCATCCGATCCCTCCAGCGGCTCACGGCTTCGAGATCCACTTCTCCAGCAGCTCGTGGAAGTGCCGCGGCTTGGTCTCACCGTAGTCCGCCAGGATCACGTAGGGGTTCTTCATCGTCTTCATGCCCGCCTGCACGCGCGGCATGTTGTAGACGTCCTGATTGAACACCTTCGCGAGCATCCCGAGCTCGGGCGCATCCACCCAGTCGTCGTCGGGGCCGAGCCAATGGATCGGCGCAGCCTTCGGCCGCGGCTGCCCCTTCGGCACGGGCCCGAAGTACATGCACTCGTGGATGCACATCTCCGGATTGTCGCCGTACGGCCGGAAGCGGTAGACGATCGGATTGAACGAGCCCCACGGATGGAAGTTCGGGAACACCGTGAGGTAGATCGAGTCGATCAGCTCGGCGTCGCTGAAGCCGTCGACCTCGTCGCCGAGCGTCGCGCGCAGCTGCTCGCGCACCGGCTTCGCCGCCGCCGCGCGCAAGTTCTTCGCGCCGTTCAGCGCGACCGGCCGCAGCGGGACTTCCTCCGCACCGGGCAGCTGCCGCCCGCCAATCCAGTCGCACATGTTCGGGTCGACCTGGCCGAGATCACCTTCGATGCGATTGCCCTCGGCGTCGAAGATCCCGTGCCGCCCGTCGCTCGTCGTCACGCGCACGCGGTTCTCGGCCGCGCGCTCGTAGACGGCGCCGCTCAGCGGGTGGCGCAGGCGCGTGAACATGCGCGCGGCGTCGAGCGGCCCTTCTTTGCCGGCGAGGTGCGGGCTCGGCGTGCTGTTCGGCGAGATCGCGCGGCAGTAGTTGCCGAACACGTCGTACTTCGAGTTCGCGTCGCCGATCGACTCGAGAATCGTCGGATGCGTCGCGACCACGTGGTACGCCTCGCTGAACGCCTCCTGCGCGACCTTCCAGTTGCAGCGCAGCACGCGCGCTACGTGCGCGTACTTGTGGCGACGTTCGTACGGCATCAGCGTGAAGTGCGAGGAGAGATCGCCGAGGAAGTCTTCGAGCGGCTCCGCGTTCTCGTCGGGGTTGATGAAGATGAATCCGCCCCAGCGGCCGAGCTTCACCTGCGGGAGCTTGTACTCGCACGGCTTCACCGAAGGGAAGTCCCACGCGCACGGCACCTCGCGGAGCGTGCCGTCGAGGTTCCAGCTCCAGCCGTGGAACGCGCAGCGCAGCTCGCGCGCCCACTTGCCCGCGCGCTCGCGCAGGAGGCGCCCGCGATGGAGGCATGCGTTGTGGAACGCGCGGAACTCGTTCGGCGCGCTGCGCACGATCAAGAACGAGAGGTGCGCGATGTCGTAGACGTGGTAGTCGCCGACATCGGGGATGTCGTCCTCGTGGCACGCCATCTGCCACACGCGCTTCCAGACCTTCTCGACTTCGAGATCGTGGAACGCCTTCGAGAAGTACCGGTCGACGGGAACTTTCGTCGGTCCGGGCGGCATCGGGCGATCGACGCGCAGGATGTCGCGCACGGGATGTGAGTCTTGGTCGAGCAGCGCCTGATATCGAATCCCGGCGGAGCGAGCGGTTCCAGTCGCGGTCTCGGTCACGGCGTCGTCCTCCCTCGGTGTGCCGCTAGAACGCGTGCAAGCGATGTACCTGCGAGGGTCCGCTCGATGCGTTGCGCCCAGGGACACTCCGCAGCGGGGCCGTGAGGCGCGCTGGTCATGCGCGTAGCGCGGCGCCTCGGGCGCTACAGCCCGAGCAGCTCGCGCAGCGCGCGCACGGGCAGGCTGTCGGTGATCAGGGACTCGGGGATGTCCGCGCCCTGCGCGCGCATGCGGCGCATGTACTTCGTCTGCACCGCGCCGCGCCAAAACGTCGCGAACACCTTGGCGTAGTGGAACGCGCGCACGCGCTCGCCGCTCGCGGCTTCGTACATCGCCACGAGCTCGGCTTCGCTGGGCGTGCCTTCGAGCGCACTGCCCGCTTCGGACTGCGCGCGGCGATCGGAAACGAGCAGCGAGGCGAGATCGAGCTCGGGATCGCCGAGCGTCGCCATCTCCCAGTCGACGAGCGCGGCCACGTCTCGCGAGTGCGGCGCGAACATCACGTTGCCGAGCTTCGCGTCGCCCCACACGAGCGTCGTACGCGCCGCGCGCGGGCGCTCGCGTTCGAGGTATACGAGCGCCTCATCGAACACGGGCACGCGCTCGGCCGGATCGTCCTTCAGCCAGCTCACGTGGTAGTCGCGCCAGTAGGCGAGCGGCGCGCCACCGGGATCCGCATCGGCGCTGCCGGGTAAACCTGGAATCGCGACTTCGCGCCAGCTCGCGCGATGCAGTGCCGCGAGCGCATCGATCACGCCCTGCCACATCGCGCGCCGAAGCGAAGGCGACGCGTCGCGGTAGAAGCCCGCGACCTGATAACTCGGACGGAAGTCGAGCGGCGCTTCGCCGACCACGCGCCGCATCACGAGGAACGGCGTGCCGAGCACGCTGGCATCCTGCTCGTGCCACAACACCTCGGGCACGGGGCACTGCGTGTGACGGCGCACGCCGTCCATCACGTGGAACTGCAGCGCCATGTCGTAGCTCGGGAACGGGCCCTCCTCGCTCGGCGCCGCGCGCAGCACGGCGTCGAGCTCGTGCGCGCTCCCGTCTCGCATCCAGTGCGCGCGGAACAGCTGCGTGTCGCTCGACGCGCCGGCGCCCGGCGCCGCGAGGCCGTGCACGGCGACCTCGCGCGCACCAACGCGCGGCGCGAGCCACGCCGCGAGGCGCCGGCTGCGCTCCGCGACGTCGCGCACAGCGCTCGTCTTGTCGCCGCGCGCGGGGCGCGGAGTCCATGCGCTCATGCGTGCAATCGTCTCCGATCCTGCGTCACGATGCTCGCATGCTCACGCCGATGGACGACACGCTCTGGCATCAGCTCCCGACGACGTTCGACCACGTCGGCACGAGCGATCCGCGCTTCTTCGATCGCTACTGGTTCGCGGCCTCGGATCCGGCGGGGGGCGGCACGCTGCAGCTCACGCTCGGCGCGTACCAGAACATGAACGTGATGGACGGCGGCTTCGTCGTCGTGCGCGCCGGGAGGCAGCACAACCTGCGCGTCTCGCGCTCACTGCGCCCGCGCTACGCGACCGAATGCGGGCCGCTGCGCGTCGAAGTGATCGAGCCGCTGAAGCACCTGCGCCTCCACGTCGCACCCGGCGCGCACGGCGTCTCGGGCGTGCTCGACTGGCGCGCCGTGCTGCCCGCGCAGGAGGAGGCCGCGCGCTTCACGCGCGTGCGCGGGCGCGTCGTCGAGGAGTCGCGGCGCTTCGACCAGATCGGGCGCTGCTCGGGCACGCTGCAAGTCGCGGGCGAGAGCGTGCGCATCGAGGACTGGTGGGCGACGCGCGACCACTCGTGGGGCGTGCGCGAGCGCATGGGCGTCGAGGAGCCCGTCACAGGTGCGCCCGCGCCGCCGAGCGCGGGCTCGCTGTTCGCGTTCTTGTTCTTCTCCACCGCCACGCACGGCGGCCACCTCCAGCTCGCGCAGTTCACCGGCCGCCCCGACTTCGCGAGCTTCGAGCTCGCCGAGATCGCGCGCCCCGAAGCGGAGCTGCCGCACCTCGCGAGCGCGAACCTCGCCGCTGATTTCGTCGACGCCGCGCGCCCGCGCCGCTTCCGCCACGCGCGCTTCGACGTGCAGCTCACGAGCGGCGCGTCGCTCGCGATCGAGGCCGAGGCATTAGGGTCCGCCGTCGACATGCAGGGCCTGGGTTACGGCGGCTACGACGACACCCGCGGCCTCGGCGTGTGGCGCGGCGACGCGCACCTCGAGCACGACGTGTGGGACGTGAGCCACCCCGCCGAAGTCGTGCGCGCGAACGGCCAGCGCGTGCGCCCCGTGCACCGCATCCAGCCCGTGCGCGTGAGCGTGCGCGGCGCCGGCCTCGACGGCACGGGCACCGGCAGCCTCACGCTGATCGCGGAAGGCGCGCTGCCGCGACTCGGGCTCGGGAGCTGAACGCGCACCTGCTCCAGGTCCTCCGTATTTCCTGGGGTCAACGCCGAGTCGCGAGGCGTCGAAGCCTCCCTTTGGCGGAGTGAGCCCATGGAGATCCTGGGTCGCGGCAAGAAGAAGGGTGAGGAGGGCTACGGCCAAGGCCGCGCCGCGATCGCGGAGGGCGACGACGTCCTTCTCGACGAAGAGGCGCTCTCCGCCGAGCTGCTCGCGTGTCTCGAGGCGCCGAGCTATCGGCCGCCGGTGCTGCCCGCCGTCGCGATCGAGGTGATGGCTCTCGCGCAGAAGCCGGACGTCGCGATCAAGGACGTGATCACGCTGCTCGAGCGCGACGCGCTGATCGCGGGCCGCGTGCTCAAGGTGGCCTGCTCGCCGGTGTACGCGCGCGGCGCGAAGGTGGGCTCGCTCAAGGACGCGACGATGCGGCTCGGGCTTCAGACGATCCGCGACCTCGTCATGCAGATCACCCTCGAGATGCGCGTGTTCAAGTCCGCCGACTACGCGAGCACGATGGAGTTGTTGCGGCGCCACGCGACGGTGACGGCGCGGCTGTGTCGCGTGGTGAGCAAATACACCGCGCTCGAGGCGGAGTTCTCGTTCATGGCGGGCCTGCTTCACGACGTCGGCATCGCGGGCACGCTGCTCGCGCTCGCGGAGCGCAAGGGCAAACGCAAGACGGCGCCGGACCTGATCGCGATCTGGCCTGCAGTCGATCGCGTGCACCAGCGCGCGGGCGAGCTGATGGCGAAGCACTGGACGTTGCCGCCCGACATCGCCTTCACGCTCGGCGCGCATCATCAGGTGCTGATTCAGGGCTACCCGCACCCGCTCGCCGCGACGGTCGCGATCGCGAACGATCTCGCGGCAGAGCTCGGCGCTGGCGTCGTGCCGAAAACCGGCGACGGCGCGGACGAGGGCCGCGCATGCCTCGTCGCGCACTCCGAGGTCGACCGCACGTCGCCGCACACGCTCGCGCAGGCGCGAGAGGCGCTGCGCCTCTCGGACGCGACGCTTGCGCTGATCCGCAAGGACGCCGAGCGCGCGGTGGCCGAGGAAGACGAGGCAGCGCGCTAGCGCTCCGGCTCCACCGCCTTCGCAATCGCCCGGAACAGCGAGAACGTCTCCAGCTCGCGCCAGGAGCTGTCGTCGTTCGTTGTGCCGTACGAGCTATTCGCGGAGAGCTTCACGATCACGACTCGATGCTTCGGGTGGACGTACACGAACTGGTTGTAGACGCCGATCGCGGAGAACTCGCTCTCGCCGCCATCGGGGATCCACCACTGGTAGGCGTAGCCGAGCGGGTACGACGGATCGCGGCCGGGCATCACGTGCGGTGCGTCGGGCGTGACCGACGCGCGCACCCACGCCTCGTCGAGCACGCGCTGGCCGTGCCACATCCCGCCTAGGCGGTAGAGCTCACCGAACTTGGCGTAGTCGCGCGCGGTCACTTGCAAGCCGCCGAACGCCATCTCCATGCCGCTGTCGTCGGTGATCCAGTAGCCGTCCGCTTCCATGCCGAGCGGCTGCCACAGCTTCCGCTGCGCGTACTCCGCGAGGCTCGTGCCGGTCGCCGCCCGGAGCAGAGAGCCCAATACCTGCGTGTCCGCAGAGTTGTAGTGGTTCACGGTGCCGGGCTCGTGCGCGCGGGTGAGCGTGGTGGTGAACTCGTTGAGCGATGCGCCGGACCCGAACACGGCGGCGAAGCGTCCGATGTCGGACTCCGGATCGCTGTAGTCCTCGTTCCACTTCGCGCCCGACGACATCTGCAGGATGTCCTTGATGCGCACGCCGTCGTACGCCGAGCCCGCGAGCTCGGTCACGTAGGCCGTCACGGGTTCCTCGATGCTGCGGATCTTCCCTTCCGCGACCGCGGCGCCGATCAGCGCGGAGACGAAGCTCTTGCCCACCGACATCGACATCCAGTTCACGTCGCGGCCGCCCGTGAGCCAGTAGTTCTCGGCGCGCAGCTTGCCGTCGTGGACGACGAGCAGCGCCGCGGTGTCCGTCTCTTCGAGGAACTTCGCGGTGTCCTGCGCCGCGCCGCCGTGCTCGAAGCTCGCCGGAATCTCGAGCGCTTCGCCTTCCGGGAACGGCTTGGCTTCCGCGGGCGCCTCGATGCGGTGACTCGGGAAGACCTTCGCGAGGCGATTGAAGTTCTCGTACTGCTCGGCGCCGGTGAACAAGCTGGAGACGAACTCCATCCGCTCGTCAGGCTTCTCGACGGCTTGCGGCTCGGCGGCAGGCGCCTCGCTCGCGGGCTCCGGAGCGGGTTCGCCGCCGCAGGCCGCGAGCAAGCTCGCGAGCAGAAGCGTCTGGCAGAGATGGAGACTTCGGCGCATTGCGCACCTCGCTTGTGGGTTCGGCGGGACGATGGCAGGGCGCCCCGCGCCGCGTCACTCCTTCGGCGGCAGCTTGATCTCGAGCGGCGGGCAGCCCTCGGGCTGCGGCTTTGCCGAGCGCGGCGCGATCTTGCCGACGAGCTCCAGGTACACGCCGTTCGGGTCGATCGCGTGCACGATGCCGCTCTCGTCGGCGCCGGTGCCCGAGCAGCACGGCGCGATGTCCGAGAGGAACGGCACGCCTTGCTTCTTCAGAATCGCGACGGCGCGATCGACGTCGACCGCGAGCAGCGCGATGCGCTGAATGCCGATGCGATTGATCGGCGCGGCGTTCGCGGGCTCGGCGTCGAAGGGCTCGAGCCACTGCGTGAGGCGCAGCACGTGGCGATCGCCGCGGCCGAGCGCGACGTCGGCGCCGCGCACGCGGAACGGGCGATCGAGGCCATAGGCGCGCGCCTCTTCGAGCGTGCCCGCGTGCTCGAAGCGTCGCACGTCGGTGTACCCGAACTTCGCGTAGAACGAGAGCGACGCCTCGATGTCCTTCACGTTGATCGCGACGAACGGCATCGCGACGAGGTGCATCTTCGCCGCGGGGTCGCCGTGCGGCGGCGCCGTCTCGACGAGCTGGAAGAGCACGCCGTCGGGATCGCGGAAGAACACGAAGCGGTTGCCCGGCACGCCGTAGGGCTCGGACAAGAAGCGCACGCCCTGCGACTTCAGGTGCTCGACGTCGCTCGCGAGGTGGGTCGTGAGCAGCGCGGAGTACGCGGCGCCGAGGTGGTTCGGCTTCTCGTACGGCGGCCTGCCGTCGAACGGCGTCTTGAACTGCAGCAGATCGATGCTCGCGGTGTTGAGGCTGCCCGGCAGCGCGATCACCTCGCCCTTCACGAGCTCGTACTGGCACACGTCGAACATGCCGAGCGCGCGCGCCATCGCGTGGGTGTTCGTGAGCGGGAAACCGCTCACGCCGGTCGTGTACCCGAGCTGGCGGTAGAACGCGCGCGCGCGATCGAAGTCGGGCGTGTGCGTGGCGAAGTGGATGCGCGCGACCAGACCGATGTCGTCGTCCGCGAGCGGCCCGAGGTCGAAGACGGGCGGCAGCAGCGCGGGCGGCGGGTCGCTCGGCTGCGCAGCAGCGAGCGTGGCGGTGAGGAGCACCGAGAGGGCGGACCAAGCGGCGAGCGTCGACTTCATGCCATTCTCCCGCGCGGCGCACCGCGCACGAACCCTTCGGAGACTCACGCGATGACTCACGTCCTTGCCGCCGCGCTCGTGCTGAATCTGCTGGTCGAAGCGCTCGCGGCGGCGGGCTTGATCGGTGGCCCTGCCGGCATCGGCGCGAGTGCCGGCGCCGATCGCTGGGCGATGCACTACGGCTTCGCGGTGATTGCGATCGCCAGCGCAGCATCTGGCTGTGGCCGCGCCGCCGCGAGCTGGCGGCGCTCACGCCCGTGCTCGGCATGCTCGTCACCTTCCACGTCGCCGTGCTCAGCTCGCTGCTGATCGCGGCGGACCAGCCCGCGGGCGTCGTGCTGCATGCGGTCCTCGCGCTGCTGTTCGTGATCTCGTTCGTGCGGCGCGAGAGAATCGCCGCGAGCTGATCGCGAGTGTGCGCCGCGGATGCGCACGATGCAAAATTACCTACCTGCAGTAGATAACTGAATCGCCCCGTCGCGAGCGCGAGCCGGGGCCCCGAACCACTGAGAGCGAGGAACCGCATGGGCCGCGTCGCAGGAAAAGTCGCCATCGTCACCGGCGGAGCATCCGATCCGGGCATCGGGAAGACCACCGCCCTCGCGCTGGCGCGCGAAGGCGCCTCGTTGGTCGTGACGGACGTCGATGCCGCCGGCGCCGAGAAGACCGCGGCCGAGATTCGCGGGATGGGCGGCAAGGCGATCGCGCTCGCGCAGGACGTCACGAACGAAGCGCGCTGGCGCGAGGTGATCGCCGCGACCGTTTCCAGCTACGGGCGGCTCGACGTGCTCGTGAACAACGCCGGCATCGCCGTGCTGAAGCCGATCTCCGATCTCTCGCTCGACGACTGGAATCGCCAGATCAGCGTGAACCTCACCTCGGTCTTCCTCGGCTGTAAGTACGCCCTCGCGCAGATGGCGAAGAACGGCGGCGGCTCGATCGTGAACCTGTCCTCGGTCGC comes from the Deltaproteobacteria bacterium genome and includes:
- a CDS encoding DSD1 family PLP-dependent enzyme codes for the protein MSAQITRRSLLGSAAAGALAANAGTEASTMSERKPWDAIALEKPIALADLPTPALLVDEAALGRNLAKMAAHAAAKKIGLRPHVKTHKCPLLAKKQLALGALGVCAAKVSEAEALADAGIDRVLITSPLASADKFERVVALAQRAPGLQVVLDAASAARVFDAAAARAGVTLGVLIDLDTGTRRTGIQPGEPALALARVIAESKHLRFDGLQAYSGHVMHVAGREERKKKSLESLAGALDTKALLEKSGIAVKALTGGGTGTYDIDCDVAGMTDLQVGSYLFMDVQYRMIGDADGELFDTFEPALTVLATAISQPVPQLITIDAGFKAFANEPDAKPQFKDRAGLAYFYGGDEHGICAYTGEARTLALGEKAELIVSHCDPTVNLYDAYHVVRDGMVRELWPITARGKSQ
- a CDS encoding FAD-binding protein → MADHGARQVAVIGRRQLLRNAAGAAALAAASGSLVQRAFAATAPPEWSNWSGSVRFTPAEKVAPTSVAEVQAAVARAAKAGRGVRAIGSGHSFTPLCETQGLQLVTSRLRGVESVDTARREAWLLGGSKLYQVGEPLRKAGLALSTMPDIDRQALAGSIATGTHGTGRTIGSLSSYVTGVRLVLASGDTLEATPDKHPEIFRAAQVSLGALGVITHVRLALEPAFRLRERNWTAPFEACMAQLESHVAQNRHFEFFWFPDPNAFVPAKLPKDLCGMKSLNPTKEPRDFERWDDAAQTRGERVGWSDTIYASPRDTAFNEIEFAIPAERGPDCVRELRQLMLTKHKDALWPLEYRTVKPDEALLSPDCGRATVTISAHQAAERPYRPYFDDVEAIFRNHGGRPHWGKIHKLGAKELAPLYPKWDAFQRVRKELDPKGVFLNAFLRKVLVA
- a CDS encoding phytanoyl-CoA dioxygenase family protein, whose amino-acid sequence is MTTRPTTTRDLARAKHDLDQHGYCLVADALPREQLELVRARLVEQADAEQRAGIAYRDGGRGQQIVDDFGRLRADAFSEASGGVNQRVWMLANKGRCFRELIGHPLVDELVGHVLGERFILSQMSANIARTGGVRMGLHTDQWWMPQPVRPGKPAVKPGDVTRAAAQEFVKPDLALGIAPAVVANTMWMLSDFTAENGATEVVPGSHMSGAHPPQGDQSGCGIVQAEGPAGTLMVFDGRLWHGTGACTANDARLGLLVTFCGPQFRPQENQTLGIDPALWGELDAKLKFRLGFAPWNAYGRVESPAAAEVHPLAERVGEMR
- a CDS encoding aromatic ring-hydroxylating dioxygenase subunit alpha, which gives rise to MTETATGTARSAGIRYQALLDQDSHPVRDILRVDRPMPPGPTKVPVDRYFSKAFHDLEVEKVWKRVWQMACHEDDIPDVGDYHVYDIAHLSFLIVRSAPNEFRAFHNACLHRGRLLRERAGKWARELRCAFHGWSWNLDGTLREVPCAWDFPSVKPCEYKLPQVKLGRWGGFIFINPDENAEPLEDFLGDLSSHFTLMPYERRHKYAHVARVLRCNWKVAQEAFSEAYHVVATHPTILESIGDANSKYDVFGNYCRAISPNSTPSPHLAGKEGPLDAARMFTRLRHPLSGAVYERAAENRVRVTTSDGRHGIFDAEGNRIEGDLGQVDPNMCDWIGGRQLPGAEEVPLRPVALNGAKNLRAAAAKPVREQLRATLGDEVDGFSDAELIDSIYLTVFPNFHPWGSFNPIVYRFRPYGDNPEMCIHECMYFGPVPKGQPRPKAAPIHWLGPDDDWVDAPELGMLAKVFNQDVYNMPRVQAGMKTMKNPYVILADYGETKPRHFHELLEKWISKP
- a CDS encoding phosphotransferase family protein, with amino-acid sequence MSAWTPRPARGDKTSAVRDVAERSRRLAAWLAPRVGAREVAVHGLAAPGAGASSDTQLFRAHWMRDGSAHELDAVLRAAPSEEGPFPSYDMALQFHVMDGVRRHTQCPVPEVLWHEQDASVLGTPFLVMRRVVGEAPLDFRPSYQVAGFYRDASPSLRRAMWQGVIDALAALHRASWREVAIPGLPGSADADPGGAPLAYWRDYHVSWLKDDPAERVPVFDEALVYLERERPRAARTTLVWGDAKLGNVMFAPHSRDVAALVDWEMATLGDPELDLASLLVSDRRAQSEAGSALEGTPSEAELVAMYEAASGERVRAFHYAKVFATFWRGAVQTKYMRRMRAQGADIPESLITDSLPVRALRELLGL